Part of the Neosynechococcus sphagnicola sy1 genome, TCATTGAGCTATCGGCTATTGAGCATAATATCCAGTTGCCTTCCCACCATTTAGAATCGATCCATCAACTCCTCCAACACTCCTTATACTCCAAGGTCAATGATCCGGCGATCGCACTGCAATTCCGTTATTTTCTCCAGGATCAGAGCCTGATAATTCTGACCCAGCATCAACAGCAGCCCTTCTTTGATTTAGATATCATCCTAAGTCATCTAGAGCAGGAAATTCGCCGAATACCCCTCAAATCTATCATTTCTATTCATGTAAAATTTCAGATTTTTGATCAGAATCAACCCTATTTTTCCTACTCAATTCTGTTGCAACCAACAACCCATTCCCCCGATCTTGATGTCCTGAGATAACCCCATTCATTCAGTTAATTGAGATTTATTGATTGAGAGAAAAATCCATGATGATTGCACGACTCTGGCGACCGAGATCCACCACGCTCCTGTTTGAAACCCGGAAAAAAAACCTTTCCTTACTGCTCATTGGTAGTTCGGTGTTGACCGTCGGAGCGATCGCCTTTGCCAGCTATTGGGTGATTCGTGGCCTCATTCTGGACTCCCTTCGAGAAAGAGCAATCCTGACTGTGCGGAGTTCCAGCGAGAAGATTGATACCTGGTTAGCGGGGCGAATGAGTGAAATCCAAACCATTGCTAGTACACCCCAAGTGAGATCGATGAAATGGGACGTAGCTGCCCCCTACCTCCAACTGGAGCAAGATCGGCTAAGGGATTTCTGGATGTTGATCCTGGTGAATCCAAATGGCACCTACTACACCACCCGCATTGGCTTTGCGAAGGGGAAAAACCTCCGCGATCGGGCCTACTTTCAACTGGCCATGAAGGGGGTAGCCAGCGTCTCGGATATGGTGATCTCACGCACGACTGGCAAACGCCAGATCAACATCTCTACCCCCATCTGGAGTTTTCCGCCAGCTAATTACCACAAGTTCCCCGAAGATCGTTTGGAACCGCGCCGAAAGAGTTTAGCATTCTATCACCTGCCGAGCGATCCCTTGCAAAAGCCCCGAGTCGTGGGGAATCTGGCAGGGAATATCCCCGTTTCCCATGTCACTGAGGTGGTCTCCAATACCCAACTAGGAGAGGAGAGTTATGCCTTTGCCCTGGACTCCAAGGGCGTACCTATCGCCCACCCCAATGAACATTTTCTCTCTGGACTCAATAGTTTTCTCGACTCCCCTAACCCCACTCTTTCTAGCATCACTCAGAAGATGGTGAACCACGAGGAGGGGGTAGCGTTAATGCAACTGGATGGGCAGTGGGTTTACATTGCCTATACCCCCCTTACCAATGCCAAGTGGTCCCTGGCATTGGTGATCCCCCAGTTTAATCTGGAGCGCAAGCTGATCCCTCTAAACCTACTGGCCACCGTCGTCGGAGGGCTGATCATCTTGGCTACCCTGGCCACCCTGCGCCAGATGCAGCAGTTTGAAAAAACCCCGTGAACGTGCCCTCCAGGAAGCCCGCCTCAACCGCCGACTCCAGGAAACTAGCGTTCAATTGCAGGACACCCTTGCCAATCTAACCGCGATTATTGATAACTTAGCAGATGGTCTGTTGGTCACCGATTTAGATAACACCATTACCCGCTTTAACCCAGCTCTTCTGCAACTGTTTGATTTAGGCGATTTGGATCTGACAAACCGTACTTGCCAGGAAATCTTCAGCCAGGATGTCACCCACCTGGTAGAGAAGACTCGCCTGATACCCAACGAAATGTTCACCGCCGAAATTGCCCTTGCTAACGGGCAAATTGGTAAAGCGGTTGCCACTGCCGTATTAAAGGACATTGGCAGTCATAGTAGTGAAGGCGGCAGTTGTCAGTCGATTGGCTCCGTGGTGCTGATTCGGGATATCACCACGGAAAAAGAGGTCGATCAGATGAAAACTGATTTCATTTCTACCGTGTCCCACGAACTCCGTACCCCCTTGACATCGGTGTTGGGTTTTACCAAAATCATCAAGAAAAAGCTGGACGAAACAGTGACGCCAGCACTGCCCGTCAATGATAAAAAGCTGCAACGCACCATTCGTCAAGTTAATGACAACATTGACATCATCCTTGCGGAGGGCATTCGCCTGACCACCCTGATTAACGATGTCCTCGACATTGCCAAGATTGAATCGGGCAAGGTGGACTGGAAGTCAGAACCGCTGCAAATTTCCGAGATCATTGAGCGGGCGATTTCAGCTACCTCAGCCCTATCTCAAACGAAACAACTAGCCTTATACCAAGAATTGGAACCGGGACTCCCCACCCTGATCGGCGATCGCGATCGGTTAATCCAAGTCGTGATCAATCTGATCTCCAACGCCATCAAATTTACCGATCAGGGTTCCGTCACCTGTCAAGCCCGCCACTTTGGCCATGAAATTCTCGTCAGCATTATCGATACGGGCGGCGGCATTGCACCGGAAGACCACGATAAAGTCTTCGAAAAATTCAAACAGGTGGGAGATACCCTAACTGAAAAGCCCATGGGTACAGGGCTAGGACTGCCGATCTGCAAACAAATTGTCGAGCACCACGGGGGTAGAATCTGGGTCGAAAGCAAACTAGGAGAAGGCAGCACCTTTTCCTTTACGTTGCCCTTGGCCGCCGAACCCAATGGCCAAGTGCGCCAGATTGACCTCCCCACTCTGCTCAAACACCTCAACGACCAGTTGCCGACCAGTGACCCTGCCCTGGATCCCAGCCAAAAAACCGTGCTGGTGGTGGATGACGAAGCCGCTATCCGCGAATTGTTGCGGCAAACCCTGGAAGTAGAGGGATACCGGGTAGAGGAGGCAACCAACGGTCGGGAAGCCCTCACCCTGGTGAAGAAGGTGCGCCCCCCATCTCGTGATCCTGGATGTGATGATGCCCGACATGAATGGCTTTGATGTCGCAGCAGTGTTGAAAAACGATCCGCAAACCATGGGCATCCCAATCATTATTCTGTCGATTGTGGAAGATCAGGCACGGGGCTTTGGTCTGGGAGTGGATGCCTATCTGACGAAGCCAATCAACGCCGAATTACTGTTGCGGAATGTGAAGATGCTCGTCGCCCAGGGGGCATCCCGGCGGAAAGTGCTGGTGGTAAACCAGGATGAACTGACAGTCAAAACCTTGGTAGATGTCTTGCAAGCCAAGGGGTTTACGGTTGTGCAGGCAGCCAACGAACAAGACTTTCTAGAGAAGGCTCTGGCCACGCAACCGGATACCGTGATTGCCAATACCCAGTTTTGGGAGCAGTCAGCGGCGGTGCAGTCCCTGAGGCTGGAAAAAGGATTGGAACATATTTTCTTGATTCTGGTAGTGGATCCCAGCGTCCAGGATCTTGCCTCTGAGCAGTCTGGGTAGTCACTGATGGAAATATCCAGCATTAAAAACGAAACGTTGGGGAAAGCAAGTGCTAGATTTTAAGTTGGAGTCACCCAGGGTGAGCATGGATCAACTTCCATTGATTTCATGAGTGGGGGTCTTGCCATCCATGGGAGCAGTAGTCATCAGTGGATCGAGGCTGCACTCAATCAAGACAGTGCCGATCCTCAACAAAGCTGCCATTGGGTTACTTTTATCTGGTTCTTGAAACAGCATTGGGTTGAATGACTCCGTCTTGTCATTGCCCCTGATCCCAGACAACTTCCTAGTCCTTACCGGTATAGTTTTTAACTCTATGTCCAAAAAAATTCTTATTGTTGATGATGAACCTCACATTCGGATGTTGCTAGAACAAACCCTTGAGGATCTAGAAGATCAAGATGTAGAACTGATCACCGCAACGAATGGTGAAGATGCCCTGGAATTAATTCAGAGTGAAATACCTGATTTGGTATTTCTGGATGTGATGATGCCCAAAATGAATGGGTTTGATGTCTGTGAAGCCGTAAGAAAAGAGGTGGAGACTCAGAACGTGTATATTATTATGCTGACTGCGAAGGGTCAAGAATTTGATAAACAGAAAGGTTCAAATGCTGGAGCAAACCTCTACATGACCAAGCCTTTTGATCCGGATGAAGTGATGGAAAAGGCGATCCAGGTTCTGGGACTCTAGAAAATAAAAATTAAGGCTGATTTTGGCGATCGCGCTGGAGTCTAGCTTTCTGTTGAAGGGCTTGGAAGAAGTCGGTGTCTGTGATTTCTGCAACTTGACGAGCCCGCTTCGCTTCATCAATTTCGATTCGGAGTTGATTCAGTTGGTCTTTGAGTTTTTCTTCCCGTTGACGAGCCGCTTCCATTTTAGCTTCGTGGAAAATCGCACCCTCGATCGCAGGGGTTGATTGCAGGGCGATCGCGGTTAAGAGTTTCAGATCGGCTGCCGTATAATCTACACGCTCCGCATTAAAAATAATGATTACACCGATGATCCGATCCTGTGCTTTCAAAGGCGCGCACATCAAAGAGCGTTGGGGCCACTCCTGTCCCTGATAGCGCGGATCTTTCCAGACATCATTGACAATTTCGGCCTTTCCTGTTTGAGCTACATAGCCAACAATGCCCTTCCCCAATGGGATGGCAGCCGGGTAGTCCGATTGTGAGCCTAGATACAGCAGCATTTCCAACTGCTTAGATTGAGCACAGGTGAGCATCAGAGCCGCTCCCGTTGCATGTATCAACCGTTGAGCTTCTTCTAATGCCAATTGGGCTACGGCTTTGACTTCCCGGCAAGTCGTTAACTTTTCGGCAATGCTATAGAGCAGGTTGACTTCACGATATCGATCCAGTACCTCCGTTGCCAGACTCTTTTTCTCGAGGGATTGGGCAACCAGCAGTGACAAGACCTGAGCCAAAACCGCCGCTTTCCCATCCCCCTTCACCCAGCCAATGGCTTCATCCACCCCCTGAACCGGATAGATCTCATTGGCAGATCCAATGGCAGATCCCAACAATAAAGTACCTTCAATATCATAGATACCGACGCTGGACTCCATCGCCCTCAGGAGTGGATCGAGGAGAGGCGACAACTCTTTTTTGATCAGTCGCTTCAGATTCACCTGACCCATGCAATCAACCTCTTGCAAGTTAGATAAGTCAGTTTGAACCAATACTGCTTATCCCTCATCTTAGTCTCAAACATTTTTAAAGATGCGTCTGACGTAGAACTCTTACAGAGCTGGTTGACTGACAAAAGTTAATCGCCCTCACCCTAAATCCCTCTCCCAGAGCGGGAGAGGGACTTTGAATTTCAATTGAAATTCTGACTCCCCTTCGCCCCTTGTGGGAGAAGGGGTTGGGGAATGAGGGGTAATATTTTGTCAGTCAACTAGCTTACAGAGACACATCCATTCAGGATCGATAATTTTATGAATATTATTCTTAATACAAGATTTTTATCGATCAGACAGTGCTTCTCAGTCATATGCGGTATATTCTGGCTGAAGCATCCGGGAGTCAAATCCCGAAGGGTTTTGGGATTCTGACTTTTAGCTTGTGAATTCTAACCAAGAAGCTGTAACTCATTGATTGAGGTATTGCTATGGCAGGAATCTCAGCAGGCAGCGATCATCACAGGTGCTCCGAACAAGGGGACGGCCTGTTCCCAGAATACCGAAATCTGGGAGACTGATGAGTGGCAGTTTGACCCCATCACCCCAACGCGGACACTTCCTATGCGGTGGCGTGGGTAGAACCAGCTAGCCCCCAACCCATTACGAAGTGATGTGTGAGCGTCATAATTGAGTAGCTTTGATGACATTGTGTAGCCGACGGACAGCAATGGGCTAGACCCCCTACAACGCCTAGCAGAACCGACCGCCGCCATCACAGATGTGTCATTTGGAACCGACTCCATCATCAATCGTCATGAAAAGCTGAGCCTCCCCTATTGCCGTTTAGAAGCTAAGCAAGTATCCTGGAATCCGAAGCACGTCAATTTATGAAGCAAATTTGGATGAGGAGTCATGAAGCTTACAAGATTGATTGGTTTGTTACCTGCTGCAGCGATCGCAGTAGCTAGTTTACCAACCCTAACATTGGCTCAAGAAGCCCCCAAACTCCAGACCACCACGGCTGAGTTTGAAAGTATCACCACCCATGCGGGCAAGCCCTTGGAAATCGCCAAGGTTCCCCCCCGTTGTTCCCCAAGTATTTCACCTTGCCCTGGAACATTCAGGTCAGCAGCAATGCCACGATTACCAGTGATACCCCCATCACTGATACCTTCAAGATTGTTTCCTTCGCCGACTACACCCGCGATGGCAAGATGAACTTGGATGATCTGCCCCCCTTCCAAGAACAATACTCCAAGTCAATTCTGGCTTGGGTTGAGCAAATGAGAGAGTGCGTGGCTCAGAAGCCCAACCTCTACCGCATTGCCGAAGATGGCACTCAGATTCCAGTCACCATCAACAAGGTTACTGGCAAGATCTTCTTGAATGCTAACAAGACCCCAGTTTGCCTGCTCTAGGCATCTTGCGACTGAATTCCTAAGTACAGTCTAATGCTCGTTAAGAATCACCTAGCTTTTACCGCTAGGTGATTTTTTGCGGATCAGAGGGAGGCAATCTCAAGCATTCATCCCATCGCCCAAGTATTTGGCAACCGTCTGCACATCCTTGTCGCCTCGACCGGAACAATTGAGCACAATCCGTGGGCTACCCGTCAGTTGAGGGCAGAGTGTTTCCAGGTAGGCGATCGCATGGGCGGTTTCCAGGGCAGGAATAATTCCTTCCAGCCTTGACAACCGTTGAAATCCCGCCAATGCCTCCTGATCGGTGACGCTGTAGTAATCAGCCCGTCCCAGATCCTTGAGATAACTATGCTCAGGTCCCACCCCTGGGTAGTCCAATCCGGCACTGATGGAGTGGGCTTCAATCACCTGCCCTTCGCTGTCCTGTAGCAGGTAGCTCATAGCTCCATGGAGGACTCCCACCCGTCCCTGGGTGAGGGTGGCGGCGTGCTTACCCGTCTCAATGCCCGAACCAGCGGCTTCAACGCCAATCAGACGCACACTTGGCTCCTGCACAAACTCGTGAAACAGTCCCATGGCATTGGAACCACCCCCGATACAGGCCAGCAGAATATCCGGCAGGCCGCCCCAGAGGGTTTGACATTGACTGCGGGTTTCCTGGCCGATGATGGCTTGAAAATCTCGCACAATCATGGGGTAGGGATGGGGCCCCGCAACGGAACCTAAAATATAGTGGGTGGTTTCCACATGGGTAACCCAGTCCCGAATCGCTTCAGAAGTGGCATCTTTCAGGGTTCCCGTCCCAGCGGTAACCGGACGTACCTCCGCCCCCATTAGGCGCATCCGAAACACATTCAGGGCTTGCCGCTCCATATCATGGACACCCATGTAAATCTGGCACTCCAACCCAAAACGAGCACAGACGGTGGCGGTGGCAACGCCATGCTGCCCTGCTCCGGTCTCGGCAATGATGCGTTGTTTGCCCATGCGTTTGGCTAACAACACCTGACCCAGGGCATTGTTGATCTTATGAGCGCCGGTATGGTTCAGATCTTCTCGCTTTAAGTAAATCTGAGGCCCAGTGCCATCAGCCCGTCGGTAGCGATCGCTGAGTCGTTCAGCGAAGTAAAGGGGCGTGGGGCGACCGACATAGTCCCGCAGCAGCCCCTGTAATTGCTGCTGAAATTCTGGATCAATCTGATACCGCTGATAAGCTGCTTCCAGCTCACTCAACGCTGGCATCAGGGTTTCCGGCACGTACTTGCCCCCAAACTGACCGAAACGTCCGAGGGCATCGGGCTGGGCTGGGGAAGAGTGGAGGGGCTGCGGTTGGGGAATCGGAAGCGGAGTCAGGGTCACAGGTGCGGCATCCAATGACGGAACAGCCCCCATTATATAGTGAGGGTCAGGCAGCTAAGAAGATTTTCAGGCTGTCAAAGGCCGATTCTGGGAGGCTGCCTCACCCCTATAAGCAAGAACCCCTCTAGCCCTCGCTGCCGTGTCGGTACGCTAGAGCCAAGGGGGACTAGAGGGGGTTCTGTTATCAATCTCTATCTCTATGTTCGACTTAATTCTAGCTACCTACTGAGTGGCTTAGGGTCGAAGGTTAAAGGTAAAGTTTGGAGCATCTCCGGTATCCACCGGGATAAATTTCTCCCAGCGCTCGTCCTTGCCGGTGCATTTTTTGTCTGCATCCGCCAGGGTGTACTCTTCACTAGAAACACAGAATTGCTTGCTACCAGCCCATTCACCATTTTTGCCGTCGTGCCCGTAGACAAAGTAGTATTTGTTCTTGAGTTCGCCAGCAATGACGGTGGCGCACTTACCGGGGTCGACATGCCACCACCCCTCTGAAATAAAGGTGTCGGGGCTGCGACTGTAATATGCTATGGAGACGAAGGCTTTCATCGTGTCCTTGTTACAGACGGTGAAGGATGCTTCGGCGGGGGTGGCGATCGCCAGGGTACCCCCAAGACCTGCAATCATTGTCAGGATACCCAAGGGGTTGGTAAGTCGTTTTAACATAATTCGTAGTTCCATAGTGGATGAGTCTTTTCTAACCTGGTTTTTAACCCGTCGCAAAGTCTAGAGTCCTAGAATTTTCAGCTTATTTATACTGTGATTTCACACTGGTGGTCAATCATGCAACCTCGGCAACCGTCTGTTCCAGATCCCCAAGCGTCCCCCACCCAACGTTTTGTCTATCGGGAGTTTGGCAACTCCGACAACTCAGCGGCGCTGGAGCGGGGTCAGCCGGAGCGGCCAGTGGGTGAACAAAAGATTAGGGTAGAGGCCAGTCGCAAGGGTCGCAAAGGTAAAACTGTCACCATTATTCGAGGCTTCCAGACCAATGAAGCAACCCTGGAAACCCTCTTGAAACAACTAAAAACCCAGTGCGGAGCCGGGGGAACGCTGAAGGATCAGGAGATTGAGATCCAGGGGGAACACACCCAGAAGATTGTCCAAATTCTTAAGCAATTGGGATACCCAGCAAAGGCTAGTGGCGGCTAAACATTCTTTACGCCCCGAGGTGACGGTCGGGGCGATGGTCAACTGCTCTTGGAGCTGCGCCCTTCAGACCCTACCCATTTCAGCCCCGTCCAGCCAATCAAGATGTAGCCAATGGCCAGAAATAGGCTACTAATGCTAGTGCGGAGCTTGGTCTTCCAGGCTTCCAGATTTGCCTGCTGCTCAGCCTGTTGCTGGCGGGTCTTGATCTGCTCTTGAATTTTTGTCTGAATCGTCTGGGTTTGTTGGGTCAGATAAGCATCCAGGGCCTTGGGATCGGCTTTGAATCGTTGCAGCAGCACAGCCTGATCTTCCTTGATTTGCCCACTCTTAATGGCGGCATTCAGGAGGACTGGATCGTTTTAACAGCCCTTCAATTTTCGATCGCTGCTGCCCCACCTCGGCTGTTAAGCGGGTTGCCAACTGTGCCTGAGCCTGGGTTGCTTCCTGATTAATTTG contains:
- a CDS encoding cache domain-containing protein, whose translation is MMIARLWRPRSTTLLFETRKKNLSLLLIGSSVLTVGAIAFASYWVIRGLILDSLRERAILTVRSSSEKIDTWLAGRMSEIQTIASTPQVRSMKWDVAAPYLQLEQDRLRDFWMLILVNPNGTYYTTRIGFAKGKNLRDRAYFQLAMKGVASVSDMVISRTTGKRQINISTPIWSFPPANYHKFPEDRLEPRRKSLAFYHLPSDPLQKPRVVGNLAGNIPVSHVTEVVSNTQLGEESYAFALDSKGVPIAHPNEHFLSGLNSFLDSPNPTLSSITQKMVNHEEGVALMQLDGQWVYIAYTPLTNAKWSLALVIPQFNLERKLIPLNLLATVVGGLIILATLATLRQMQQFEKTP
- a CDS encoding ATP-binding protein, which encodes MKKPRERALQEARLNRRLQETSVQLQDTLANLTAIIDNLADGLLVTDLDNTITRFNPALLQLFDLGDLDLTNRTCQEIFSQDVTHLVEKTRLIPNEMFTAEIALANGQIGKAVATAVLKDIGSHSSEGGSCQSIGSVVLIRDITTEKEVDQMKTDFISTVSHELRTPLTSVLGFTKIIKKKLDETVTPALPVNDKKLQRTIRQVNDNIDIILAEGIRLTTLINDVLDIAKIESGKVDWKSEPLQISEIIERAISATSALSQTKQLALYQELEPGLPTLIGDRDRLIQVVINLISNAIKFTDQGSVTCQARHFGHEILVSIIDTGGGIAPEDHDKVFEKFKQVGDTLTEKPMGTGLGLPICKQIVEHHGGRIWVESKLGEGSTFSFTLPLAAEPNGQVRQIDLPTLLKHLNDQLPTSDPALDPSQKTVLVVDDEAAIRELLRQTLEVEGYRVEEATNGREALTLVKKVRPPSRDPGCDDARHEWL
- a CDS encoding response regulator; this translates as MMPDMNGFDVAAVLKNDPQTMGIPIIILSIVEDQARGFGLGVDAYLTKPINAELLLRNVKMLVAQGASRRKVLVVNQDELTVKTLVDVLQAKGFTVVQAANEQDFLEKALATQPDTVIANTQFWEQSAAVQSLRLEKGLEHIFLILVVDPSVQDLASEQSG
- a CDS encoding response regulator transcription factor, with product MSKKILIVDDEPHIRMLLEQTLEDLEDQDVELITATNGEDALELIQSEIPDLVFLDVMMPKMNGFDVCEAVRKEVETQNVYIIMLTAKGQEFDKQKGSNAGANLYMTKPFDPDEVMEKAIQVLGL
- a CDS encoding GAF domain-containing protein; this translates as MGQVNLKRLIKKELSPLLDPLLRAMESSVGIYDIEGTLLLGSAIGSANEIYPVQGVDEAIGWVKGDGKAAVLAQVLSLLVAQSLEKKSLATEVLDRYREVNLLYSIAEKLTTCREVKAVAQLALEEAQRLIHATGAALMLTCAQSKQLEMLLYLGSQSDYPAAIPLGKGIVGYVAQTGKAEIVNDVWKDPRYQGQEWPQRSLMCAPLKAQDRIIGVIIIFNAERVDYTAADLKLLTAIALQSTPAIEGAIFHEAKMEAARQREEKLKDQLNQLRIEIDEAKRARQVAEITDTDFFQALQQKARLQRDRQNQP
- the trpB gene encoding tryptophan synthase subunit beta, producing MTLTPLPIPQPQPLHSSPAQPDALGRFGQFGGKYVPETLMPALSELEAAYQRYQIDPEFQQQLQGLLRDYVGRPTPLYFAERLSDRYRRADGTGPQIYLKREDLNHTGAHKINNALGQVLLAKRMGKQRIIAETGAGQHGVATATVCARFGLECQIYMGVHDMERQALNVFRMRLMGAEVRPVTAGTGTLKDATSEAIRDWVTHVETTHYILGSVAGPHPYPMIVRDFQAIIGQETRSQCQTLWGGLPDILLACIGGGSNAMGLFHEFVQEPSVRLIGVEAAGSGIETGKHAATLTQGRVGVLHGAMSYLLQDSEGQVIEAHSISAGLDYPGVGPEHSYLKDLGRADYYSVTDQEALAGFQRLSRLEGIIPALETAHAIAYLETLCPQLTGSPRIVLNCSGRGDKDVQTVAKYLGDGMNA
- a CDS encoding DUF1036 domain-containing protein — its product is MELRIMLKRLTNPLGILTMIAGLGGTLAIATPAEASFTVCNKDTMKAFVSIAYYSRSPDTFISEGWWHVDPGKCATVIAGELKNKYYFVYGHDGKNGEWAGSKQFCVSSEEYTLADADKKCTGKDERWEKFIPVDTGDAPNFTFNLRP
- a CDS encoding translation initiation factor — protein: MQPRQPSVPDPQASPTQRFVYREFGNSDNSAALERGQPERPVGEQKIRVEASRKGRKGKTVTIIRGFQTNEATLETLLKQLKTQCGAGGTLKDQEIEIQGEHTQKIVQILKQLGYPAKASGG
- a CDS encoding HpsJ family protein — its product is MLLQRFKADPKALDAYLTQQTQTIQTKIQEQIKTRQQQAEQQANLEAWKTKLRTSISSLFLAIGYILIGWTGLKWVGSEGRSSKSS